In Escherichia ruysiae, a genomic segment contains:
- the argA gene encoding amino-acid N-acetyltransferase produces MVKERKTELVEGFRHSVPYINTHRGKTFVIMLGGEAIEHENFSSIVNDIGLLHSLGIRLVVVYGARPQIDANLAAHHHEPLYHKNIRVTDGKTLELVKQAAGTLQLDITARLSMSLNNTPLQGAHINVVSGNFIIAQPLGVDDGVDYCHSGRIRRIDEEAIHRQLDSGAIVLMGPVAVSVTGESFNLTSEEIATQLAIKLKAEKMIGFCSSQGVTNDDGDIVSELFPNEAQARVEAQEEKGDYNSGTVRFLRGAVKACRSGVRRCHLISYQEDGALLQELFSRDGIGTQIVMESAEQIRRATINDIGGILELIRPLEQQGILVRRSREQLEMEIDKFTIIQRDNTTIACAALYPFPEEKIGEMACVAVHPDYRSSSRGEVLLERIAAQAKQSGLSKLFVLTTRSIHWFQERGFTPVDIDLLPESKKQLYNYQRKSKVLMADLG; encoded by the coding sequence GTGGTGAAGGAACGTAAAACCGAGCTGGTCGAGGGATTCCGCCATTCGGTTCCTTATATCAATACCCACCGGGGAAAAACGTTTGTCATCATGCTCGGCGGCGAAGCCATTGAGCATGAGAATTTCTCCAGTATCGTTAATGATATCGGGTTGTTGCACAGCCTCGGCATCCGTCTGGTCGTCGTCTATGGCGCGCGTCCACAGATCGACGCGAATCTGGCGGCGCATCATCACGAACCGCTGTACCACAAGAATATACGCGTGACTGACGGCAAAACGCTGGAGCTGGTGAAGCAGGCTGCGGGGACATTGCAACTGGACATCACTGCTCGCCTGTCGATGAGCCTCAACAACACGCCGTTGCAGGGCGCTCATATCAACGTCGTCAGTGGCAATTTTATTATTGCACAACCGCTGGGCGTGGATGATGGCGTGGATTACTGCCATAGCGGACGCATCCGGCGGATTGACGAAGAAGCGATTCATCGCCAACTGGATAGCGGTGCCATTGTGCTGATGGGCCCGGTGGCGGTTTCGGTCACTGGCGAGAGCTTTAACCTGACCTCGGAAGAGATTGCCACACAACTTGCCATCAAACTGAAAGCCGAGAAGATGATTGGTTTTTGCTCTTCACAGGGCGTCACCAATGATGATGGCGATATTGTCTCCGAACTTTTCCCTAACGAGGCGCAGGCGCGGGTAGAAGCCCAGGAAGAGAAAGGCGATTACAACTCCGGTACGGTGCGCTTTTTGCGTGGTGCGGTGAAAGCCTGCCGCAGTGGTGTTCGTCGCTGTCATTTAATCAGTTATCAGGAAGATGGCGCGCTGTTGCAAGAGTTGTTCTCACGTGACGGTATCGGTACGCAAATTGTGATGGAAAGCGCGGAGCAGATTCGTCGCGCAACAATCAACGATATTGGCGGCATTCTGGAGTTGATTCGCCCGCTGGAGCAGCAAGGCATTCTGGTACGTCGTTCTCGCGAACAACTGGAGATGGAAATCGACAAATTCACTATTATTCAGCGCGATAACACAACTATTGCCTGCGCCGCGCTTTATCCGTTCCCGGAAGAGAAGATTGGCGAAATGGCCTGTGTGGCAGTACACCCGGATTACCGTAGTTCATCACGGGGCGAGGTTTTACTGGAACGCATTGCCGCTCAGGCGAAGCAGAGCGGGTTAAGCAAATTGTTTGTGCTGACCACGCGCAGTATTCACTGGTTCCAGGAGCGCGGATTTACCCCGGTGGATATTGATTTACTGCCGGAGAGTAAAAAGCAGTTGTACAACTACCAGCGTAAATCCAAAGTGTTGATGGCGGATTTAGGGTAA
- the recD gene encoding exodeoxyribonuclease V subunit alpha, which produces MKLQKQLLEAVEHKQLRPLDVQFALTVAGDEHPAVTLAAALLSHDAGEGHVCLPLSRLENNEASHPLLATCVSEIGELQNWEECLLASQAVSRGDEPTPMILCGDRLYLNRMWCNERTVARFFNEVNHAIEVDEALLAQTLDKLFPVSDEINWQKVAAAVALTRRISVISGGPGTGKTTTVAKLLAALIQMADGERCRIRLAAPTGKAAARLTESLGKALRQLPLTDEQKKRIPEDASTLHRLLGAQPGSQRLRHHAGNPLHLDVLVVDEASMIDLPMMSRLIDALPDHARVIFLGDRDQLASVEAGAVLGDICAYANAGFTAERAGQLSRLTGTHVPAGTGTEAASLRDSLCLLQKSYRFGSDSGIGQLAAAINRGDKTAVKTVFQQDFTDIEKRLLQNGEDYIAMLEEALVGYGRYLDLLQARAEPDLIIQAFNEYQLLCALREGPFGVAGLNERIEQFMQQKRKIHRHLHSRWYEGRPVMIARNDSALGLFNGDIGIALDRGQGTRVWFAMPDGNIKSVQPSRLPEHETTWAMTVHKSQGSEFDHAALILPSQRTPVVTRELVYTAVTRARRRLSLYADERILSAAIATRTERRSGLAALFGARE; this is translated from the coding sequence ATGAAATTGCAAAAGCAATTACTGGAAGCTGTGGAGCACAAACAGCTACGCCCGCTGGATGTGCAATTTGCCCTGACTGTGGCGGGTGATGAACATCCTGCCGTCACCCTCGCGGCGGCACTGTTAAGTCATGATGCCGGAGAGGGACACGTCTGTTTGCCGCTTTCACGACTGGAAAATAACGAGGCGTCGCATCCGCTGTTGGCGACCTGTGTCAGTGAAATCGGTGAGCTACAAAATTGGGAAGAGTGCTTGCTGGCTTCACAAGCGGTCAGCCGGGGAGATGAACCAACGCCAATGATCCTCTGTGGCGATCGTCTCTACCTGAATCGCATGTGGTGTAATGAGCGCACAGTGGCGCGATTTTTCAACGAAGTGAATCATGCCATTGAGGTGGATGAAGCTCTACTGGCGCAAACCCTGGACAAACTTTTTCCAGTAAGCGATGAAATTAACTGGCAAAAAGTGGCGGCAGCGGTGGCGCTGACACGGCGGATCTCGGTGATTTCCGGCGGCCCTGGCACCGGTAAAACGACCACCGTAGCGAAGTTGCTGGCTGCGTTAATTCAGATGGCAGACGGCGAACGCTGCCGTATCCGTCTGGCTGCACCAACGGGGAAAGCTGCTGCGCGCTTAACCGAATCGCTTGGCAAGGCTTTGCGCCAGTTACCGCTGACCGATGAACAAAAGAAACGCATTCCGGAAGATGCCAGCACTTTGCACCGATTGCTGGGTGCGCAGCCAGGTAGCCAGCGTTTACGTCATCATGCCGGTAACCCGCTGCATCTTGATGTGCTGGTGGTAGATGAAGCGTCAATGATCGATCTGCCTATGATGTCGAGACTGATCGACGCCTTGCCCGATCATGCGCGAGTGATCTTTCTCGGCGATCGTGATCAACTGGCCTCGGTTGAGGCTGGGGCTGTGCTGGGCGATATCTGCGCCTATGCCAACGCGGGCTTTACCGCCGAGCGTGCCGGGCAGCTAAGCCGCCTGACGGGAACTCACGTTCCGGCAGGAACTGGCACAGAAGCGGCATCTTTGCGTGACAGTCTCTGCCTGCTGCAAAAAAGCTACCGTTTCGGCAGCGATTCTGGCATTGGTCAGTTAGCTGCGGCGATTAACCGTGGTGATAAAACGGCAGTGAAAACGGTTTTTCAGCAGGATTTTACTGACATCGAAAAACGGCTTTTGCAGAACGGCGAAGACTATATTGCGATGCTTGAAGAAGCTCTTGTGGGTTACGGACGTTATCTGGATCTGCTACAAGCACGTGCCGAGCCGGATTTAATCATTCAGGCGTTCAATGAATACCAGCTTTTGTGCGCCCTGCGGGAAGGGCCGTTTGGCGTCGCTGGACTGAATGAGCGAATTGAACAGTTTATGCAACAGAAGCGCAAAATTCATCGTCATCTGCACTCTCGTTGGTACGAAGGCCGACCGGTGATGATTGCCCGTAATGACAGCGCGCTTGGGTTGTTTAATGGCGATATCGGTATTGCGCTGGATCGCGGGCAGGGGACGCGCGTCTGGTTTGCGATGCCGGACGGCAATATCAAGTCAGTACAACCGAGCCGCCTGCCAGAGCACGAAACCACATGGGCGATGACGGTACATAAATCGCAGGGATCGGAGTTCGACCATGCGGCGTTGATTTTACCGAGCCAGCGTACACCGGTAGTAACGCGAGAACTGGTTTACACTGCGGTAACCCGCGCGCGTCGACGTTTGTCTCTGTATGCCGATGAGCGTATTTTGAGTGCGGCAATCGCCACTCGTACCGAGCGACGTAGCGGGCTGGCAGCGTTGTTTGGTGCGCGGGAGTGA
- the recB gene encoding exodeoxyribonuclease V subunit beta gives MSDVAETLDPLRLPLQGERLIEASAGTGKTFTIAALYLRLLLGLGGSSAFPRPLTVEELLVVTFTEAATAELRGRIRSNIHELRIACLRETTDNPLYARLLEEIDDKAQAAQWLLLAERQMDEAAVFTIHGFCQRMLNLNAFESGMLFEQQLIEDESLLRYQACADFWRRHCYPLPREIAQVVFETWKGPQALLRDINRYLQGEAPVIKAPPPDDETLASRHAQIVARIDAVKQQWRDAVGELDALIESSGIDRRKFNRSNQAKWIDKISAWAEEETNSYQLPESLEKFSQRFLEDRTKAGGETPRHPLFEAIDQLLAEPLSIRDVVITRALAEIRETVAREKRRRGELGFDDMLSRLDSALRSESGEALATAIRTRFPVAMIDEFQDTDPQQYRIFRRIWHHQPETALLLIGDPKQAIYAFRGADIFTYMKARSEVHAHYTLDTNWRSAPGMVNSVNKLFSQADDAFMFREIPFIPVKSAGKNQALRFVFKGETQPAMKMWLMEGESCGIGDYQSTMAQVCAAQIRDWLQAGQRGEALLMNGDTARPVRASDISVLVRSRQEAAQVRDALTLLEIPSVYLSNRDSVFETLEAQEMLWLLQAVMTPERENTLRSALATSMMGLNALDIETLNNDEHAWDAVVEEFDGYRQIWRKRGVMPMLRALMSARNIAENLLATAGGERRLTDILHISELLQEAGTQLESEHALVRWLSQHILEPDSNASSQQMRLESDKHLVQIVTIHKSKGLEYPLVWLPFITNFRVQDQAFYHDRHSFEAVLDLNAAPESVDLAEAERLAEDLRLLYVALTRSVWHCSLGVAPLVRRRGDKKGDTDVHQSALGRLLQKGEPQDAAGLRTCIEALCDDDIAWQTAQTGDNQPWQVNDVLTAELNARTLQRLPGDNWRVTSYSGLQQRGHGIAQDLMPRLDVDAAGVVSVVEEPTLTPHQFPRGASPGTFLHSLFEDLDFTQPVAPNWVREKLELGGFEPQWEPVLTEWITAILQAPLNETGVTLSQLSARDKQVEMEFYLPISEPLIASQLDALIRQFDSLSAGCPPLEFMQVRGMLKGFIDLVFRHEGRYYLLDYKSNWLGEDSSAYTQQAMAAAMQAHRYDLQYQLYTLALHRYLRHRIADYDYERHFGGVIYLFLRGVDKEHPQQGIYATRPNAGLIDLMDEMFAGMTLEEA, from the coding sequence ATGAGTGATGTCGCCGAGACACTAGATCCTTTGCGCTTGCCCTTACAGGGCGAGCGCCTGATTGAAGCCTCTGCCGGCACAGGCAAAACCTTTACGATTGCGGCGCTCTATTTGCGCCTGTTACTTGGACTAGGCGGTTCCTCCGCCTTTCCCCGCCCATTGACCGTTGAAGAACTGCTGGTAGTAACCTTTACCGAGGCTGCCACTGCAGAATTGCGCGGTCGTATCCGTAGCAATATTCATGAATTACGCATCGCCTGTCTGCGTGAAACCACCGACAATCCGCTGTATGCACGCCTGCTGGAAGAGATCGACGATAAAGCGCAAGCCGCGCAGTGGTTGCTGTTAGCTGAGCGACAGATGGATGAAGCAGCAGTCTTTACCATCCACGGTTTTTGCCAGCGAATGCTCAACCTGAATGCCTTTGAATCCGGCATGTTGTTTGAGCAGCAGCTGATTGAAGACGAGTCTCTACTGCGCTACCAGGCCTGCGCCGATTTCTGGCGTCGCCATTGCTACCCGTTACCGCGTGAAATTGCCCAGGTCGTCTTTGAAACCTGGAAAGGGCCGCAGGCGTTACTGCGAGATATTAACCGTTATCTGCAAGGGGAAGCGCCGGTTATCAAAGCGCCGCCGCCCGATGATGAAACTCTGGCTTCCCGCCATGCGCAAATTGTGGCGCGTATCGATGCCGTAAAACAGCAGTGGCGCGACGCAGTGGGTGAACTGGATGCGCTGATCGAATCTTCCGGTATTGATCGCCGCAAGTTTAACCGTAGCAATCAGGCTAAATGGATAGACAAGATCAGCGCCTGGGCAGAAGAAGAGACCAACAGTTATCAGTTGCCAGAGTCGCTGGAAAAATTCTCCCAGCGTTTCCTGGAAGATCGCACGAAAGCCGGGGGGGAAACCCCGCGACATCCGCTGTTTGAGGCGATCGATCAACTGCTTGCCGAACCATTGTCGATCCGTGATGTGGTGATCACCCGCGCATTGGCTGAGATCCGCGAAACAGTAGCGCGCGAAAAACGCCGCCGTGGCGAACTGGGCTTTGATGACATGCTAAGTCGGCTCGATTCCGCGCTGCGTAGCGAAAGCGGAGAGGCGCTGGCAACGGCGATCCGTACGCGCTTTCCAGTGGCAATGATCGACGAATTTCAGGATACCGACCCCCAGCAGTACCGGATTTTCCGCCGTATCTGGCACCATCAGCCGGAAACGGCGTTATTGCTGATTGGTGACCCGAAGCAGGCCATTTACGCATTCCGTGGCGCAGACATTTTCACCTACATGAAGGCGCGTAGCGAAGTTCACGCTCACTACACCTTAGATACCAACTGGCGTTCTGCGCCGGGAATGGTGAACAGTGTGAACAAACTTTTCAGCCAGGCTGATGACGCTTTCATGTTCCGCGAAATTCCGTTTATTCCAGTGAAATCAGCCGGAAAAAATCAGGCACTGCGTTTTGTATTTAAAGGTGAAACGCAGCCGGCGATGAAAATGTGGCTGATGGAAGGTGAAAGCTGCGGTATTGGCGATTATCAAAGTACCATGGCGCAGGTATGTGCTGCGCAAATCCGCGACTGGCTACAGGCCGGGCAGCGGGGCGAAGCATTGCTGATGAATGGCGACACCGCGCGTCCTGTTCGCGCCTCGGACATCAGTGTGCTGGTACGCAGCCGCCAGGAGGCCGCCCAGGTGCGCGATGCCTTAACGCTGCTGGAAATCCCTTCCGTTTACCTTTCGAACCGCGACAGTGTTTTTGAAACACTGGAAGCGCAGGAGATGCTTTGGCTGTTGCAGGCTGTAATGACGCCTGAACGTGAGAACACTCTGCGCAGTGCGTTAGCAACGTCGATGATGGGGTTGAACGCCCTGGATATCGAAACGCTGAACAATGACGAACATGCGTGGGATGCGGTAGTTGAAGAGTTCGATGGTTATCGGCAAATCTGGCGTAAACGTGGCGTTATGCCGATGCTGCGGGCGCTGATGTCGGCGCGTAACATTGCAGAAAACTTGCTGGCAACGGCAGGCGGTGAGCGGCGTCTTACCGATATCTTGCATATCAGCGAACTGCTACAAGAAGCCGGAACGCAGCTGGAAAGTGAACATGCGCTGGTACGCTGGTTATCGCAACATATCCTCGAGCCAGATAGTAATGCCTCCAGCCAACAAATGCGCCTCGAAAGTGATAAACATCTGGTGCAGATTGTCACGATCCATAAATCAAAAGGGCTGGAATATCCGCTGGTCTGGTTGCCATTTATTACCAATTTCCGCGTCCAGGATCAGGCGTTTTATCACGATCGCCACTCGTTTGAGGCTGTTCTGGATCTTAACGCTGCGCCAGAAAGTGTCGATCTCGCCGAGGCCGAACGTCTGGCGGAAGATCTGCGTTTGCTTTACGTGGCGCTGACGCGTTCGGTTTGGCATTGCAGTCTCGGCGTTGCACCGCTGGTGCGCCGTCGTGGCGATAAAAAAGGTGACACCGACGTCCACCAAAGTGCGCTCGGGCGTTTGCTGCAAAAAGGGGAACCGCAAGATGCGGCAGGGCTTCGCACCTGTATTGAAGCGTTATGCGATGATGATATTGCCTGGCAAACGGCACAAACTGGTGATAACCAGCCCTGGCAGGTTAATGATGTTTTAACTGCAGAACTGAATGCGAGGACGCTACAACGATTGCCCGGCGATAACTGGCGTGTCACCAGCTACTCCGGTTTGCAGCAGCGTGGTCATGGTATCGCTCAGGATCTGATGCCACGGCTGGATGTTGATGCCGCAGGCGTGGTCAGCGTCGTTGAAGAACCGACGTTAACACCGCATCAGTTCCCGCGTGGCGCCTCACCGGGGACGTTCTTGCACAGCTTGTTTGAAGACCTCGATTTTACCCAGCCGGTTGCCCCGAACTGGGTGCGGGAAAAACTGGAACTTGGCGGCTTTGAACCGCAGTGGGAACCGGTGTTGACTGAGTGGATCACCGCTATTCTTCAGGCACCGCTCAATGAAACTGGCGTCACTCTGAGTCAGCTTTCCGCCCGCGATAAACAGGTGGAGATGGAGTTTTACCTGCCGATTAGCGAGCCGCTTATTGCCAGCCAGCTTGATGCGCTAATCCGCCAGTTTGACTCGCTATCCGCTGGCTGTCCGCCGCTGGAGTTCATGCAGGTACGCGGCATGTTAAAAGGCTTTATCGACCTGGTGTTCCGCCACGAAGGGCGTTATTACCTGCTCGACTATAAATCTAACTGGTTGGGTGAAGACAGTTCGGCTTACACCCAACAGGCTATGGCAGCGGCAATGCAGGCACACCGCTATGATCTGCAATATCAGCTTTATACCCTGGCGCTGCACCGTTATCTGCGTCATCGCATTGCTGATTACGACTATGAGCGCCACTTTGGCGGCGTTATTTATCTGTTCCTGCGTGGCGTTGATAAAGAACATCCGCAACAAGGGATCTACGCGACCCGACCCAACGCCGGGTTGATTGACCTGATGGATGAGATGTTTGCCGGTATGACCCTGGAGGAGGCGTAA